ACTTGGTGCGTAGACTCCCACAGTTGAAAGCGATTGAGCTGCATAGTTTCCAGCAGGAACTGAGTCGTCACCAACGCAGATTGAATATTTTCCAGCTGCAATGTCGTCAAGTGTGACTTCGTTGATGTCAGAGCTTTCTTTTGTGACCATCACGAGATCGTTTTTGAACATGTCTTTGCGAGTTGTGTTGTCGATTAATTCTTTCTTGTCTGCATCATCCATTTTGCCTTTGGAAGCAGAAATGAACAGGTCAGCATAAGAACCTGCACCGAGCATTTCTACAAGTTCTCCAGATGCTTTGTATTGTGTGTCAGCAAATTCAATGTTTGAGTGACCATCTTCGATGTATGCTTTTTGTGCTTCGCCCATCGCTTTTGAAAGCGAATTTGCTGCAAAAATCTGAAGCGTAGTTTTTTCGGTTATGGTTTCTTCTTTTTTGCTGTCGCTCGAAGAGCCGCATCCCGCGAGTGCAAATGCCATGCAAAGACACACAGCAACTGCAATCAATGCTACTAACTTCGATTTTGCCTTTGTAGCGTTGTTCATAATTCCTCCCCTTAATAGATTTAAGTCATAATTGCTTATTATACTCAAACGAACATAATGTATTTTACATCAATTTGCCTATACTATCTATGATGTTCGAAACAAGAAATCTTATGTAAAAGTGAGGGTTGGCAGTGGATTCTGATTCCTTAGTAAAGAGCGACGCTAAAATTATTTCAATCAACATTTCAAAGAAAAAAGGAACGAAGAAAAAACCGGTTGGAGATGAACCTGTTGAGTTACTTTTAGACTTTGGTATACAAAACGATGCTCATGCTGGAGATTGGCACAGGCAAGTCTCTTTTTTGGCTGATGAGTCAATTCAAAAAGTTCGTGATGCTGGACTAAATGTCGGTTGTGGTGATTTTGCTGAAAACTTCACTACAGTTGGCGTTGATTTAAAAAACATTCCTCTTGGAACAATGCTTTTGCTTGGTGATGAAGTGGAAGTTGAGATTAGCCAAATTGGAAAAGTGTGCCACACAAAGTGTGCAATTTATCATTTGATGGGAGATTGCATTTTCCCGCACGAAGGAATTTTTGCTGTTGTTAGAAAACCGGGCAAAGTTAAAGCAGGCGATTCTATAAAGATGATAAAGCTTGGTGATGGCACTTGCGATGCAACGCCACCTGAGGCTCTGCGCGAACTAGAAGAAGCTCGGAATGCCTACAACAAGAAATAGTTTCTTTTGGCATTGGCCAAAAAGTTGATTGTAAGTGTCATAGCTACATAACGATGGATTTTTACTTGTCTTAATATAAAATTAGTTGAACTGGTGGTGGTTTTTAGTTAGCACTCGCGTGTCTCTTTTTTGAGAAGCTAGAGCAAGGAGTAAAAGATGACTACGACTGGCCGATTTAAATCTATGACCATGTGCTTTATCTTTCATGTGCCGCGTTATTGCTTTTCTCTAGCTAAAAAGAATAATGTGCATTAACGCTGCGGTAATTACCGCGGCGTTTTTTTATTTTTTCCTTGGTTTTGGTTTTTAGGATCGGTTTGAATGGGGAGATGTTGATGAGAAGAATACTTAGTTTTGCGATGGCGTTTTTCCTGTCTTTTTCTTTGTTGCCAACGGTAGCATTTGCAGAAGACGAAGGACTTGCTCTCGGAATGCCTGAGATTACAAAAAACCTAACTGACAATAAAGGCACCGTTGTTGGGTTTGACTCGCAAGAGTGGTACGTAATTGGTGATCATGAAACTGGAGTTAACCCACTACCTTCGAATTTGACTTTGCTTCATAAGCTCGATGTTCACGATCAAAGCAGCTCGTTGCGCTATGGCGCTAGTCCCTATCGAGAGGTCGCCTATTTGCCTCCACTAAATGGAGAATATCCAAAGTTTAGGGACGTAATTGGACAACGTTTTGCTTTGTATACCGATGCGAATGGTGATGTTGTTCATGTGCGCGACTCTGCAACTGGTGAAGTTTTCCCAGAGGTTGTTTATTTTGATGTCAATTTTGATGCGCCTTTAACTGATCCAGGTTATGACAGTCCAAATGATTACTATGGTTGCACAATTCAACAGCACCTTGAATTTGTTGGAGAATACATTGTGTTCGACCGTGAAAGCACCTTAATTACTCCGCGCACCCTCACTTCTCAAAACGATGATATTGCTGGCAAGGATGTTTCCAAACAGAAGCTGTGGAATTTGTCCAAAGTTGAGGCTGAGTCCTGCAGAGGAGCTTCTAACCATTATTTCGCAGGTGCCACGTGGCTCAGATCTCCTGGAACCGATTCTTTAGGAGAGATTGCACCAGATTTAGTTCAATACTATTATTCAGGTGGAAATTATGGGTTTACCAATTCTGAAAGAATTTATACTGAGCACGGCACTAAACAAGGCAATGTTTTTAAGCCAGACCAAGATTTGATTACACCGATTCGTCCTGCCTTCAACCTAAATGTAGAAAATGTTCTTTTTGCAACATCAGCTAGCGGTGAACATGGAAAATCACAAGATGTGAGAAGAATGAAAGATTTCAATAGTCTCCAAGCGGGCAGTGATTTGCGCAAAGACGGCGACCCAATCAAGTTTACAATGGCTGACAAGGAAAAGCAAACGCTAAACATCGATAATCCAAATGCAACTGTTACAGTCACAGACGGGAAAGGTGTTGTTAATTATTCCAACGCTGCAACAGGCGTCAATCAATATATTTCATGTGTAATTGCGTCTAACGATGGCAATAATATTTTGTATTACGCCAAACTCGTTGATTGTTCAAGGGATGGAAGTGCTTCTGGAGAGATAACTATTGGAGTTCCAAATGAACTTCTTGATGGCACCTATTCAATGCATTTGTTTTCTGAACAGGATAACGGCGAAAATTCGACCGACTTTGCAGGACAAAGAATACAGCTCAATTTCGACAAGGTTGAAACGTACACTGTCACCTATCATGATGGCTTAGATGGTGAAGTGTTTGAGCCTGAAAGCTATTCGGGGCTAAGAGCTGGCGATCCGACTCCGAAGTTTAAGGGAAACACCGAGCGCCATGGTTTCAGATTTGATGGGTGGGACCCTGAGTGGAGCGAAACAGTAACTGGCAGTGTCACTCATGTTGCTAAATGGACATATGTTGGAACTGGAGATGCTGATGGTAGAAAAGACCCTGCAAAACCTGCGCCTATTGCAGGAGTTACAACCCCAAAAACTGGAGATAGCATTAATTTTGCATTGCTAGCTTCAGTGTTGCTTTTAAGTGGGATTACTCTAGTGGGAGCCGCGCACTTCATACAAAACAAAAGGGATTAAGCCTTGTTGGCGAGTTGGAAAGTGCCATCAAATTAACAAAACGCTTTAGAAAACGCCATTAGTTTTTTTACGTAATGTGTTCAGCTCAAATGGAGTTAAGTCTTTTAAAGAAACAATTCATGCGGGTGAGAGGGAAATTTTTCACCCGTTTTTTATTATCTAGCTCAAACTATCTAATAATTTGTCTTAACTTCACGTGAATCATTCTGAGTCGATAATTGAACGCTCAGTGTGCTTTTTAAAATCAACAGTATTTAGAAACTAATGTCTTTTGGAATGTAATTCTTGAACCAAAAACTAACCAACATCTAGTTTTGAAACTTTGCAATTGGAAAAAAGAGGTGCCTCTTATACGTTTTTTGTCGCTTTAGACTATTTTTAAAAGAAGTTTTTAGAGCTTAAAAAATGGTGTTTTACCAGGTGGTAGGGGTGAAGGGATTCGAACCCTTAAGCCGCGAGGCGGCGGATTTTAAGTCCGCTGTGTATGCCGTTCCACCACACCCCCATGTGAGCAACAAAATTATTATAAATGAGAAAGGGCGTTGCAGAGCGCATCTAATAAATTAATTGCGTAGTGTTGCGCACTTCTTTCCTCTTTTGCATCTTGCCAAGTTTTAGACGCGATTGTTACACTCATCTTCTTTTCGCCGCTTGCATTTAATTCCTCAAGGGCCTGCGCAATGTTTTGAGGGAGAGCGTCGTCTTCTGAATACAAAACATTGATGTTTGCTGGGTTGTTTTGTTCCGCTAAAACTATTTGGAAAAGAATCATCTCTCCATCTGGAGGGACTGAAAGTGCATCGGCTGAAACAATTTTTGATTGTGGAGTGGTTGCAATTGAGAGATTTGACATTCTTTTTGCTATTGATCGTGTGAACTCACAAGTGCCAAAAAGACAAACAGTGTTATTTTCAAGCACTTCTGCTACACGGGCAAAGCTTAAGTTTCGCTGTCCTGAATAGGCCTTTTTACCTTCCCATGAGTGGTGAAGATTTCTGATTGTTTGATAGGTGAATGCGCCGCAAATTCCATCATTTGGAAGGCCCATATTTTGTTGAAATGAGCGAAGTGCTGCTTCTGTTGCAGCTCCAAAAACACCGTCTTCATCACCGGCAGAAAAACCGAGCGTGCCAAGAATGTGTTGTAATTCGCGGCAATCGTTTCCTCTAAAATGAGGGATTCTCAAATAAAGTGTCCTGTCTCCAAGTGAATAGGTTGCATCAACTAACGTTTGCCACATAATTTCGTCGACGCAATTGCGCCTTTCAATTTGCATTTCGTCGCAAAAAGAATTGACTGCATCAAGCGTTCTGGCATCAAAAGTGCCAGAAACCTCATTTTCATTCATGTGGCCAAGCTTGCAGAGTCGCTGTTGAACGTCTTTTACTGCTTCGCTTTTGTCATTTTGTTTTATGTCTACAAAAACACTAGTCATTAATGAGTTCTCTCCAAACACCAATCTGCCATCGACATCAATAGTGCCTTTCCTTGTCCATCTTTTAGGCTCGTTGAAATTATACCTTTTGCTTCAGTTATGAGCTTTTCTGTGCGTTGCTTTGCATATTCTATTGCATTGGATTGTTCAATCAAATTAAGTGCTCTGGCCAGGTCTTCTTCATTGTTGTTTTTGTTTAGCAGAATCGACCTAAGTTCATTAGATTCGGTCTCGTTAAGAGTTTTTAGAGCATGTAATGCTATTAAAGTGTGTTTTCCTTCAGCAATGTCAAGAGCAAAATCTTTCGATTTGTCTTTTGCGCTTTTATCTACGTTGAGAATGTCGTCTTGGATTTGAAATGCAAGCCCGCATTTTAGACCAGCACTTCTCAAATTTCTAACAACTTCGTGACTAGCATTTGCAACAGTGGCACCAATTGCAAAAGGTG
This portion of the Phoenicibacter congonensis genome encodes:
- a CDS encoding peptidoglycan-binding protein, with protein sequence MTSVFVDIKQNDKSEAVKDVQQRLCKLGHMNENEVSGTFDARTLDAVNSFCDEMQIERRNCVDEIMWQTLVDATYSLGDRTLYLRIPHFRGNDCRELQHILGTLGFSAGDEDGVFGAATEAALRSFQQNMGLPNDGICGAFTYQTIRNLHHSWEGKKAYSGQRNLSFARVAEVLENNTVCLFGTCEFTRSIAKRMSNLSIATTPQSKIVSADALSVPPDGEMILFQIVLAEQNNPANINVLYSEDDALPQNIAQALEELNASGEKKMSVTIASKTWQDAKEERSAQHYAINLLDALCNALSHL
- a CDS encoding extracellular solute-binding protein → MNNATKAKSKLVALIAVAVCLCMAFALAGCGSSSDSKKEETITEKTTLQIFAANSLSKAMGEAQKAYIEDGHSNIEFADTQYKASGELVEMLGAGSYADLFISASKGKMDDADKKELIDNTTRKDMFKNDLVMVTKESSDINEVTLDDIAAGKYSICVGDDSVPAGNYAAQSLSTVGVYAPSSDDAGKTGKDISGKGGSYTDSIKVVTDTSVGNVCKHAESGDVDVSFVYTSDVYRFGGVKIVGTVPSNTHKSIVYPAAITKDCKNKEATQEFYDWCMTNKKAQEIWQKWGFELA
- a CDS encoding MOSC domain-containing protein: MDSDSLVKSDAKIISINISKKKGTKKKPVGDEPVELLLDFGIQNDAHAGDWHRQVSFLADESIQKVRDAGLNVGCGDFAENFTTVGVDLKNIPLGTMLLLGDEVEVEISQIGKVCHTKCAIYHLMGDCIFPHEGIFAVVRKPGKVKAGDSIKMIKLGDGTCDATPPEALRELEEARNAYNKK